A segment of the Coffea arabica cultivar ET-39 chromosome 8c, Coffea Arabica ET-39 HiFi, whole genome shotgun sequence genome:
AAAGGCAAGCGAAAAAGGCAACGACAAGTAATCCTAAGCAAGTAAGAAAAATATATCTGCGTCCTGGGTTGGCTTGGCTGGTGCTGGGGAAGCCTCTTTAGGTCCTGGCATCGAGTGGTCGCGGTTCGACTCCTGTTAGCGTCTTGTGTCTCTTGGAGGCGGGGGTACAAGCGCAGTGAGATTAGTCGGGGCCGGATTATTACTCCGTTGAATCCCGGATACCCACTGtgtcagtaaaaaaaaaaaagtaggaaaaatatatctttttatttaaaactaaaataaattagaaaattgagaaaggatcatgctaaaagaaaaaaaattaaaaataatagagGTGTATGgcaaggaaaaagaataaaaaaaagaaacctcCACCAGCATCTGCAAATCTTTGTAGagcaagaaaaaagaataaaattcaCCGCGCACGCATGCAGCACGTGATAAGGAAAATAGCCGATCTGTACGGGAATAGAACTCCTCGCGACGCCCTCATTTAATCGGCTTGGCGAGGATAACAAACTCATCGCCGTTGTCTTTCATTTCCTCGGCTAACCATACGTCAATTCCTCTCCGACCACCGTCAACGTTCACCCGGCACCTTCTTCTCAACCCTTTTCAAGTAGGTGCTTAGTTCCTCTCTCTGTATCTTACTTTTGTTTGTTTTCCCCTTCAAAGACTTATCTAAGACTGAGCTCCTGAAAACGTTGTTGAAATGCAAATTAAGCTATACGAAGTTCTTTGACAAATATGCTTTCTtgcaataaattatttggaCATTAAAAAGAGCACAACTGTTCTCTTTAATGGCATTCCTGCTTAAATTGATTATTGTGttatttttcctatttatttACTGCATTTGGCCTGGTTTCTTAGAGTTCAATTGGTAAATTTATGGGCAAAAGTGATCCTGCTGGACTATACTTCTTTTCTTGCCTATACCCTGCCTGCATGTTAAGGTAAATTGTTTGAATGCCATGAGTCCTTTTGTGAGTAGGACAATGTGATTATTAGTCAACCTAGTCCCTCTGTTATATATAGCgtttttggcttttttttttttttttttttttggtcaggaTGCATTTGATTGCATCTCAATTAGGATGATGCTCCAGCTTTTAGGATGCATACCCAGGAATGTGATGCTTATTACTAGCAAATAGTGTTTTGTTGCATTGGCAAGTTGTATCCGAAATTGAGTAGCTAGACTTACAAATGACGTCTGAATCAAGATGGTTTGTTGACAGGGCAAAACAACAGAATCTTGCATAATTTACTACTTAAATTAAACATAATGGTTCGTGGGAGAGATGCCTGTTGGGAACATTGTGTTCTAGTTGATGCAACTAGGCAAAAGGTTAGGTGTAATTACTGTCAGAGGGAGTTCAGCGGAGGAGTTTACCGGATGAAGTTTCATTTGGCACAGATAAAGAACAAGGATATAGTTCCATGCAGTGAAGTACCAACCCATGTTCGGGACCATATACAAACTATACTCAGCACACCCAAGAAACAGAAGACTACTAAGAAACAGAAGGTGGATCAAGTTGCCAATGGTCAGCAGCATAGCTCTTCAGCTAGTGGTGGTGTCCATCCCAACCATGGATCAAGTGGACACAATGATAACACTAGCCCTTCTTTGTTATTCCCACGCTCTTCTCCAAGTGGACAACAAACAATTGATAATGCTCAAAACCAAAAGCATGACTATGCTGATATAAAAATTGCTGCCTTCTTCTTTCAGAATTCCATTCCCTTTAGTGCTGCCAAATCAACATATTACCAGGAAATGGTGGATGCTATAGCGGAATGTGGGGTGGGCTACAAAGCACCAAGTTATGATAGGTTAAGGTGTAGCCTCTTGGATAAAGTAAAGGCTGATATAAACGTGACTTACAACAAactaaaaaatgagtggaaagaAATGGGTTGTACACTCTTGTGCGATTGCTGGTCTGATGGTAGGAGCAAAACGCTTGTAGCTTTTTCTGTTACATGTCCCAGAGGAACATTATTTCTTAGGTCCATTGATATATCTGGCCATGCAGATGATCCTCATTATTTGTTTGATCTTCTTGAATCTGTAGTTCTGGAAGTTGGTGTCGAGAATGTTGTTCAAGTGATAACAGAAAGCACTGTTAGTTATATCTATGCAGGCAGGCTTCTCATGGAAAAATATCCTTCATTGTTCTGGTCTCCATGTGCTTCACATTGTATAAACAAGATGTTGGAAGATTTTAATAAGCAAGATTGGGTGAACAGAGTCTTGGAAGAAGCAAATACCATCACAAAATACATATACAGTAATGACTCGATTCTTGCTATGATAAAAAAGTTTACTTCTGGAGCGGAACTAATTAGGCCAAAATTTTCAGGAGTTGTAGCTCATTTCCTCTCTTTGAGGTCCCTTGTGATTCAAGAGGATAATTTGAAGCACATGTTCTCTCATACAGAGTGGTTATCATCCTTAGACAGCAGGCAGTCTGAAGCTCAAGCTGTCATTTCACTGTTGCACCTAGAGAGATTCTGGAAGGCTGCCCATGAAGCTGTTGCAGTATCTGAACCACTAGTTAAGATCTTGAGAATTGTAGATGGGGACATGCCTGCCATGGGCTACATATATGCAGCAATGGAGAGGGCTAAAATTAGTATTAAGACATACTATAGAAGTTTGGAGGAAAAATACGTGCCAATGTGGGAAATAATCGACAGAAGATGGTACATGCAACTTCATTCCCCACTTCATGCAGCAGCTGCATTCCTTAATCCTTCTGTATTCTACAGCCCTACCTTTAGGATTGACTCAAGGGTGAGGAATGGTTTTCAAGAAGCCATGATAAAGATGGCTACAGAGGAAagggacaagattgaaatcacTAAAGAACACCCTATATATGTAAATGCTCAAGGTGCTTTGGGGACTGAATTTGCTTTAAAGGGCCGGACATTGAATGCTCCAGGTATCATTTTCTAAGTGCACTGAATTTATCTAATGATATATTCCAGAAGCTACTCTGCAAGCAGACTTATCTCATGTGCTATTTTATCCTTTGATGATAGGAAGAAAACCTGAATACAATAGGAGAACAGAATTTGCATGCACCACAATCATGAGGTGTCAAGTCCACAAAAAGTTGATCTACCATGGAAAGACCTGAGAAAAAAGAAGTCAAATAAGATATTATTCTAAGATGGAGAACTTGGTGGTTAAaggggaaaggaaaggaaaattagaaaaaagagTAAAGCAAAACTAAGTTGAACTTGTCTACATTATGCTGAGACAAAAGAGATGTCCTTTAAAGTTCCCCTATGCTATTGGCTGGAAAGCTCCTTACATATCTCCTTTGTAATTTTTCTATCTTGAGATGTCTTTTGAGCCTATTTGTTCCTTGATGAAATCATCACAAATTGATCCATTTTTGAATCTCTAGGTGATTGGTGGGCTGGATATGGTTATGAAATTCCTACACTGCAGAGAGCTGCTATCCAAATTTTAAGTCAACCGTGTAGCTCCCACTGGTGTAGATGGAACTGGAGTACTTTTGAGAACATGCATAATAACAGACGTTTTAGAGCAGAGCTTGACAAATCCAGTGATTTAGTTTTTGTACACTGCAATCTCTGGTTGCAGGCAATTTCTAGAAGCAGAGACGGCAAGAATAGGCCAATCAATTTTAATGAGGTAGATGTCAGTTCTGAGTGGCCTACAGAATCTGAAGCTTGCTCCCCTCTTTTTGACGATGCATGGTTGGATTATCTTCACCCTGAGAGTAGAGGTAATTCTTTTGCCAATTatgaaaatttaaattgaaaaattttgtatatttccTGTTATTCATACTAGTGATAAAATATGTTTGTAGCTAATATTGCAAATGATGATGAGTAGGTTCAAGATGAGTCTGCCATTGAGTTTTCTAGCTAATGTTTATTCCTAGAAGTGCAGATGTATCAGGTAATGTATTGGTAGCTTATATTTATACTGATCTTCTGATTAAAATTGAATGTTCTAGTttcatgtgatgatattttagGTAAGAGCTGTGACGATATGATAGTGTAAGATAACTTTAGAGCATGTTGAAGAAAGTCACAACTTTGTGTATCTCTTCAAGGTTTCATGACAGACAAAGGACAGATTGATATTTAAGAAGTTGTTCTTGAAAATTTACTTTCTTAGACTGCTTAATATTGGTCTTACCTCTAAAAGTTTTGGAGGAAAGTAGGTCCTTGGTACTAAACCACGCTTAGGTAAGTGCAAAGCCAAAGCCAACCTGTTGTCGTTGATGTCAAGTTCCATTGAGTAAAAGCATTGACAAAAGAAAAGGTTTGACTTTTTCTGAAGGAAGTTTTAGTTAACCAATCTCATAGTGGCTTCACTAGCTTTGTATTGTACTGAAAAAGTATTTTCTTCACACGGTGATTGGTGGATGTGCAAATGAAGAATGCAGGCCTTTAAAATGATCCAAACTAGGTGAAACTTCTTTTAGCTGTCGAAAAATGTAACTGTAGTACAGCCCTACCTGCTAAAAAACAGTTGACAAACTGGTGTGCCTCAAAAACCGCTTTCAATATTTTAAGCAGGCATGGGAATCTAAATTGTGCTTGATCTTTCAGTAATTATGGTCAGATTCTAGCCATAGCATAATGATGCAATCTGATATCCTAGGCAGTTAAagtattaaaaagaaaaaataaataaagttatAGCATTACTCTCGTTTCTTGGTGTTTCATTCGCTGCTAATGCCAGCAACATGTTCTTATTCTTTTACTGTATACAAACACTAgaaaactattttttgtcatttgtgCAATTTCTGAATCTGTTTGGCTTGTCTGGTTTCTGCTTATTCATGGTCTCAACAATGTCTAATTCTTTGTGTTTTTTAAGTCACAAAGTTTACATTTTTATTTGAAACaaggaaaatcgttcaaaacgtccctcacattttgcaaaatgactttttttgtcccttatttttaaaagtataattttacatcccttacaaattcacattcaTCAAATTTGGTCCTTACCTaagtttccgactagttttGTTACAATTTATCACGTGCTTTGCACTTGATCATTTTTTAAtggtaaaattgtcaaatcaaattttacataattcgaTTCATAgttcctcacatttcacaacATAAATTTTTTGTCCttaacattttacaaaatgaattgttttgtccctcatatttcacaaaatgaatttattcatccttcacaattttcaaaataaatttgttcatccctcattgatcatgtgtacgaacaattttttttctttaaacccatgtatatatctatttgatttcacttgaatagtacgaatagcatgtaatatatctctatttaatttcacctaAACAGACTAATCATAGTTGTACACATGTTATTCAATAAATATATacaagaatttaaaattaacaattttgttttaaattcatgtatatattta
Coding sequences within it:
- the LOC140013879 gene encoding uncharacterized protein isoform X1, yielding MVRGRDACWEHCVLVDATRQKVRCNYCQREFSGGVYRMKFHLAQIKNKDIVPCSEVPTHVRDHIQTILSTPKKQKTTKKQKVDQVANGQQHSSSASGGVHPNHGSSGHNDNTSPSLLFPRSSPSGQQTIDNAQNQKHDYADIKIAAFFFQNSIPFSAAKSTYYQEMVDAIAECGVGYKAPSYDRLRCSLLDKVKADINVTYNKLKNEWKEMGCTLLCDCWSDGRSKTLVAFSVTCPRGTLFLRSIDISGHADDPHYLFDLLESVVLEVGVENVVQVITESTVSYIYAGRLLMEKYPSLFWSPCASHCINKMLEDFNKQDWVNRVLEEANTITKYIYSNDSILAMIKKFTSGAELIRPKFSGVVAHFLSLRSLVIQEDNLKHMFSHTEWLSSLDSRQSEAQAVISLLHLERFWKAAHEAVAVSEPLVKILRIVDGDMPAMGYIYAAMERAKISIKTYYRSLEEKYVPMWEIIDRRWYMQLHSPLHAAAAFLNPSVFYSPTFRIDSRVRNGFQEAMIKMATEERDKIEITKEHPIYVNAQGALGTEFALKGRTLNAPGDWWAGYGYEIPTLQRAAIQILSQPCSSHWCRWNWSTFENMHNNRRFRAELDKSSDLVFVHCNLWLQAISRSRDGKNRPINFNEVDVSSEWPTESEACSPLFDDAWLDYLHPESRGNSFANYENLN
- the LOC140013879 gene encoding uncharacterized protein isoform X2, producing the protein MVRGRDACWEHCVLVDATRQKVRCNYCQREFSGGVYRMKFHLAQIKNKDIVPCSEVPTHVRDHIQTILSTPKKQKTTKKQKVDQVANGQQHSSSASGGVHPNHGSSGHNDNTSPSLLFPRSSPSGQQTIDNAQNQKHDYADIKIAAFFFQNSIPFSAAKSTYYQEMVDAIAECGVGYKAPSYDRLRCSLLDKVKADINVTYNKLKNEWKEMGCTLLCDCWSDGRSKTLVAFSVTCPRGTLFLRSIDISGHADDPHYLFDLLESVVLEVGVENVVQVITESTVSYIYAGRLLMEKYPSLFWSPCASHCINKMLEDFNKQDWVNRVLEEANTITKYIYSNDSILAMIKKFTSGAELIRPKFSGVVAHFLSLRSLVIQEDNLKHMFSHTEWLSSLDSRQSEAQAVISLLHLERFWKAAHEAVAVSEPLVKILRIVDGDMPAMGYIYAAMERAKISIKTYYRSLEEKYVPMWEIIDRRWYMQLHSPLHAAAAFLNPSVFYSPTFRIDSRVRNGFQEAMIKMATEERDKIEITKEHPIYVNAQGALGTEFALKGRTLNAPGDWWAGYGYEIPTLQRAAIQILSQPCSSHWCRWNWSTFENMHNNRRFRAELDKSSDLVFVHCNLWLQAISRSRDGKNRPINFNEVDVSSEWPTESEACSPLFDDAWLDYLHPESRANIANDDE
- the LOC140013879 gene encoding uncharacterized protein isoform X3 — translated: MVRGRDACWEHCVLVDATRQKVRCNYCQREFSGGVYRMKFHLAQIKNKDIVPCSEVPTHVRDHIQTILSTPKKQKTTKKQKVDQVANGQQHSSSASGGVHPNHGSSGHNDNTSPSLLFPRSSPSGQQTIDNAQNQKHDYADIKIAAFFFQNSIPFSAAKSTYYQEMVDAIAECGVGYKAPSYDRLRCSLLDKVKADINVTYNKLKNEWKEMGCTLLCDCWSDGRSKTLVAFSVTCPRGTLFLRSIDISGHADDPHYLFDLLESVVLEVGVENVVQVITESTVSYIYAGRLLMEKYPSLFWSPCASHCINKMLEDFNKQDWVNRVLEEANTITKYIYSNDSILAMIKKFTSGAELIRPKFSGVVAHFLSLRSLVIQEDNLKHMFSHTEWLSSLDSRQSEAQAVISLLHLERFWKAAHEAVAVSEPLVKILRIVDGDMPAMGYIYAAMERAKISIKTYYRSLEEKYVPMWEIIDRRWYMQLHSPLHAAAAFLNPSVFYSPTFRIDSRVRNGFQEAMIKMATEERDKIEITKEHPIYVNAQGALGTEFALKGRTLNAPGDWWAGYGYEIPTLQRAAIQILSQPCSSHWCRWNWSTFENMHNNRRFRAELDKSSDLVFVHCNLWLQAISRSRDGKNRPINFNEVDVSSEWPTESEACSPLFDDAWLDYLHPESRGSR
- the LOC140013879 gene encoding uncharacterized protein isoform X4, yielding MVRGRDACWEHCVLVDATRQKVRCNYCQREFSGGVYRMKFHLAQIKNKDIVPCSEVPTHVRDHIQTILSTPKKQKTTKKQKVDQVANGQQHSSSASGGVHPNHGSSGHNDNTSPSLLFPRSSPSGQQTIDNAQNQKHDYADIKIAAFFFQNSIPFSAAKSTYYQEMVDAIAECGVGYKAPSYDRLRCSLLDKVKADINVTYNKLKNEWKEMGCTLLCDCWSDGRSKTLVAFSVTCPRGTLFLRSIDISGHADDPHYLFDLLESVVLEVGVENVVQVITESTVSYIYAGRLLMEKYPSLFWSPCASHCINKMLEDFNKQDWVNRVLEEANTITKYIYRVVAHFLSLRSLVIQEDNLKHMFSHTEWLSSLDSRQSEAQAVISLLHLERFWKAAHEAVAVSEPLVKILRIVDGDMPAMGYIYAAMERAKISIKTYYRSLEEKYVPMWEIIDRRWYMQLHSPLHAAAAFLNPSVFYSPTFRIDSRVRNGFQEAMIKMATEERDKIEITKEHPIYVNAQGALGTEFALKGRTLNAPGDWWAGYGYEIPTLQRAAIQILSQPCSSHWCRWNWSTFENMHNNRRFRAELDKSSDLVFVHCNLWLQAISRSRDGKNRPINFNEVDVSSEWPTESEACSPLFDDAWLDYLHPESRGNSFANYENLN